A window of the Thermococcus sp. M39 genome harbors these coding sequences:
- a CDS encoding peptidase M54, giving the protein MRTIWFVYIGNYEYKDAVFDAYSEVNRYLAENKLPIRLIFHASNEIEEAANDVVLELKPGFTIMIETEEGKVLAYPLEGIVDILHGWLVKTRDEVLERYERYYKENIVKKSENKDEETQRKNQEGNAGIDKEKVENGVEVIHEGTKEKTINIADFYENDIPDTVIGVVSLPLVTRNPYLDFYEKFLGIQKQISGLNIIVVSASPFYHENKLIFSQRLFKAILHELGHAFGLDHCSENCVMNPPATIDDWDSRIPDFCPKCFLELKRNVEWKANKCDNTSLQRGKEDRERSSTDA; this is encoded by the coding sequence ATGAGGACAATATGGTTTGTCTACATAGGTAATTATGAGTATAAAGATGCCGTTTTTGATGCATACAGTGAGGTTAATAGATATCTAGCTGAGAACAAGCTCCCTATCCGCCTTATCTTTCACGCTTCCAACGAAATCGAAGAGGCAGCTAATGATGTCGTTCTGGAGCTGAAGCCTGGATTCACCATTATGATTGAGACAGAGGAAGGTAAAGTGTTGGCGTATCCCCTAGAGGGCATTGTTGATATTCTCCATGGGTGGCTTGTTAAAACTCGTGATGAGGTGTTGGAGAGATACGAGAGATACTATAAGGAGAATATAGTGAAGAAAAGCGAGAATAAGGACGAAGAAACGCAAAGAAAAAATCAAGAAGGCAATGCAGGAATTGATAAAGAAAAAGTTGAAAATGGAGTAGAAGTCATTCATGAAGGAACTAAAGAGAAAACGATTAATATAGCGGACTTCTATGAAAATGATATCCCAGACACTGTTATAGGTGTTGTAAGCTTGCCTCTCGTTACAAGGAATCCTTACCTTGACTTCTATGAGAAATTCTTAGGAATTCAAAAACAAATCTCTGGACTGAACATCATAGTTGTTTCTGCAAGTCCCTTCTACCATGAAAATAAGCTGATTTTTTCACAAAGACTTTTCAAGGCTATTCTGCACGAATTAGGGCATGCTTTTGGCTTAGATCACTGCTCTGAGAACTGTGTGATGAATCCTCCTGCGACCATTGATGATTGGGATTCAAGAATTCCGGACTTCTGCCCTAAATGCTTTTTGGAGCTGAAGAGGAATGTTGAATGGAAAGCGAATAAGTGTGATAATACCAGCTTACAACGAGGAAAAGAGGATAGGGAACGTTCTTCAACGGATGCCTGA
- a CDS encoding glycosyltransferase family 2 protein, whose translation MLNGKRISVIIPAYNEEKRIGNVLQRMPEFVDEVIVVDDGSRDRTSEVAKKFGVKVIRLKQNQGKGKAMSEGIKAASGDIIVFMDADGQHKPEEIIKLVEPIVEDEADFVIGSRLIKAQGERPLIRKISNFITTSLIRLKLGINVKDTQSGFRAIRREFLPEIESRRYEVETEVLIKVVKKGARIKEVPVSMIYGIETGHFRFEDIVRFLEVLLKY comes from the coding sequence ATGTTGAATGGAAAGCGAATAAGTGTGATAATACCAGCTTACAACGAGGAAAAGAGGATAGGGAACGTTCTTCAACGGATGCCTGAATTTGTTGACGAGGTCATTGTTGTTGATGATGGGAGCAGAGACAGAACTAGCGAAGTGGCAAAGAAATTTGGAGTGAAAGTCATAAGATTAAAACAGAACCAAGGGAAAGGTAAAGCTATGAGCGAAGGCATTAAAGCAGCAAGTGGAGATATAATCGTTTTTATGGATGCTGACGGACAGCACAAGCCTGAAGAGATAATAAAACTTGTTGAGCCCATTGTTGAAGACGAAGCGGATTTTGTAATCGGCTCAAGGTTGATAAAAGCCCAAGGAGAGAGGCCGCTGATAAGGAAGATAAGCAACTTCATAACGACTTCTCTCATTCGCTTGAAGTTAGGGATAAATGTTAAGGACACCCAAAGTGGATTTAGAGCTATAAGAAGGGAGTTTCTACCTGAGATTGAGAGCAGGAGGTATGAAGTCGAGACTGAAGTTTTAATAAAGGTTGTGAAGAAGGGTGCAAGGATAAAAGAAGTTCCTGTTTCGATGATTTATGGAATTGAAACTGGTCATTTTCGGTTTGAAGATATTGTGAGATTTTTAGAAGTTCTTTTGAAGTACTAA